In Juglans regia cultivar Chandler chromosome 13, Walnut 2.0, whole genome shotgun sequence, the DNA window GTTTTGGGTTTGTGTCCGGCACCGGAATACACATTCCTCGTATATGCTTCTCCCGTTGGCAATTATCATAAGGTGGGGTCATTATTCCCTATATATGTTTATCGTGCCTTTTCTGAATACAACAAAGGTATACCATATAACCATAATTTCCATGAGCTTATTTGATCAAATGTCAGGGTAGTGTCTGTCCAAGGTGCATCATTTGAGTCAGACACTTTTGCATATTCATCATCGTGTTAATACGCAGTTTAGATCTTGTCATTCCTAATCACAGTGACGTATTTTGATGCATGCACTTGCACACGCCTAGACACCCTtcacatttctcattttttaaaccCACAACCATGCTCATTAAAGAGAAAGGAGGATACCGATCTCAGTACTGCATGAGTTCTCTTCTGTGTAATAGGGTCCCTTAAACTTGGTTGTTGAGGATAAGCTCCATCGTGCTACTCCGGGTGGAACTGGAGACATCAAGACCGTCGCCAACTACTCACCGGTACGCTGTTACTTCAAAAATCCTGGCGCCTTCTGTGTAGTTAGTCATGCCTGCATACGATCCAGATCATGTCTTTTATGCAGAAGAGTTGTAATTCTGTAGGTTTGCAAAGCACTAACTGAAGCAAGGGCCAAAGGATTCTCTGATGTCCTATTCCTAGATGCAGTAACCAAAAAATATATCGAGGAGGTTTCgacatgtaatatttttattgtcaaGGTACGACGGATTCTTGTTCTTATTCTTTTGTCCTTTAATAACCTCCAATTTTTGCCACTACACATGAATTCTTTTCTGACAAAAAGTCCGAGTAATCATGTCCTGCTTAGtcatttgaaatataatttataatgaaTTCAACTTTTCAGTGATCTAATTATCTGAATACTTTCCATCTTAGATTTGCATTCTCTCTGTGTGTTGTAGGATGATGTGATTTCAACCCCAGCAACAGTTGGAACAATTCTGCCCGGAATGACTCGAAAAAGCATCATTGAGATTGCCCTTGATTTTGGCTACCAGGTGATTATTCTTCAATTATGATGTGCCAATTGATCATTTTGCGATGACTAATGATACATGTATAACCTTTTTTACAACTCTTTAtacaaccatattttaaattggGGATGTTTATGTGAAACGATgctacttttataaattattttacaaaaatgcctCTGATATAAAACAAGATTGTGtaaatgattgtaaaaaaagTTGTGCGGGTATCATTTTCCTAGAGGTTACCGTTGTATTCTAATTTCTAAGGTCTCTACCAGGTGTCCCTCTCTGAGACATTGGTTTTTGTGATCAGATTGAAGGTATTTTGCAGGCAATTTGATTAACAAGAGTTGATTAAGAATTTGCCAATTTGATCAGGTTGAGGAACGTACAATCCCAATGGAGGATTTGCTTGAAGCTGATGAAGTTTTCTGTACAGGGACGGCTGTGGTTGTAAGTCCCGTTGGTTGTATAACCTACCAGGATAAAAGGTGCTTACACTACCGATTTAGTTCATTTTTAGGTTTATAGAATGGTTTCAGACCGATTGGTCATGTGCATGCAGGGTTGAATACAAAACTGGAGCTGAAACGGTGTCTCAGAAACTGTACGTAATGTTAACAGGAATTCAAACAGGCCGTATTGAGGACAAGTTAGGATGGACTGTTGAAGTTGTTTGAGCCTCTTCCCTCGCATCTAcagcaaaactttgttttgcctttttttctttagaCTGTTGTCTAgaatattgcttttttttttaaaagatgttttgTCTACCTCACGCAAAATAAAAGCGATCGATCCGTTGCAAGTTTCTGAATTTCCTGGCGATTTGTGAAAAGATTATATAGACCACCTTGTTGAAGAAACAGCATTGGGGAAAAAACAATCAGGAGAATTttctccacaaaaaaaaaaccaaaatcaggAGAATTTTCTCCACAAAAACCAGACCAAAATTGTTACAAGTAggggtttttccttttttttcctgaaCCAAAAAGGATACCACCGAAACACAGTAACAAACACATCCATTCCCAAGGAATTCTATATTTGTACAAAAACTAGTGCATGACCCAGAGAGAATGCAAactcaaaatgaataaaattaacatatcaATCTCTAAACTTAATATTGTTCAGATGCTTCATGAACAGGTCATTCCAAGTATCAGTAATTCCTGGTAAGCACCAGTGCATACAATCATCATGTTTTTTTCCGCCAGATGTGGATGGATGGGCATCTGCTCTAACTTCACTCATGTGTGTTATGTCCAAAATATGGAAACCAGACCTTTTAAGGGCTTTCTTTAGGTGGCGATTCACTAGACGTGCCTCCACATTTGTTCCAttattcttgagagagaagagtCCTTCCACCTGAAAAGGTAAACCAGATTTCAATCCTTAATGTTGTCTTGCAAAAGAGAAACAACAGAAGCTAGAAATGACTTAATAGACTAGTTAAACACAAAAGAATGCAAGTTCCATGTGATCCACCTGCTCTGGCGACAAAGGCTGTAGCCGCTGACAAGTACCACCTTGGTTCCAGTCACCTCCCTCAAAATGTCTAGGTGATTGTGTACGAAAGAATTTGATAGCTCCAGGTCGCAAATTTTTGTCTATGAATAGGACCTATCATGAAAGCACATGCACCAGTTGAGCAACTAATTACAGAATTACACAAGATGTGCAAATTTATATAACATCTGATTGCAGCATGGACCATCTCGGTCTTGCCTTCACGGATAAAATTTTAGGTCCAAAATTTGTCCCCTGTAGTGTTACCAATGGGTGGGACTTTCACACCACTAGTTGCTACAAAAACTACGCAATGCACG includes these proteins:
- the LOC109010637 gene encoding branched-chain-amino-acid aminotransferase 6-like isoform X1, which codes for MEEEERPEVKQMKSSLVLLPFVLVMRWAEANVSVIILMAPPTGQTISQTTGTSTADAETYADFNWDELGFDIVPTDYMYVMKSSEGESFTQGNVTPFGNIEMSPYAGILNYGQGLIEGLKAYRKEDGRVLLFRPEQNAQRLKIGAERMCMSSPSVEQFVEAVKQTVRANKHWVPPQGKGSLYVRPLLIGSGPVLGLCPAPEYTFLVYASPVGNYHKGPLNLVVEDKLHRATPGGTGDIKTVANYSPVCKALTEARAKGFSDVLFLDAVTKKYIEEVSTCNIFIVKDDVISTPATVGTILPGMTRKSIIEIALDFGYQVEERTIPMEDLLEADEVFCTGTAVVVSPVGCITYQDKRVEYKTGAETVSQKLYVMLTGIQTGRIEDKLGWTVEVV
- the LOC109010637 gene encoding branched-chain-amino-acid aminotransferase 2, chloroplastic-like isoform X4; this encodes MAPPTGQTISQTTGTSTADAETYADFNWDELGFDIVPTDYMYVMKSSEGESFTQGNVTPFGNIEMSPYAGILNYGQGLIEGLKAYRKEDGRVLLFRPEQNAQRLKIGAERMCMSSPSVEQFVEAVKQTVRANKHWVPPQGKGSLYVRPLLIGSGPVLGLCPAPEYTFLVYASPVGNYHKGPLNLVVEDKLHRATPGGTGDIKTVANYSPVCKALTEARAKGFSDVLFLDAVTKKYIEEVSTCNIFIVKDDVISTPATVGTILPGMTRKSIIEIALDFGYQVEERTIPMEDLLEADEVFCTGTAVVVSPVGCITYQDKRVEYKTGAETVSQKLYVMLTGIQTGRIEDKLGWTVEVV
- the LOC109010637 gene encoding branched-chain-amino-acid aminotransferase 6-like isoform X2: MHTHPEANVSVIILMAPPTGQTISQTTGTSTADAETYADFNWDELGFDIVPTDYMYVMKSSEGESFTQGNVTPFGNIEMSPYAGILNYGQGLIEGLKAYRKEDGRVLLFRPEQNAQRLKIGAERMCMSSPSVEQFVEAVKQTVRANKHWVPPQGKGSLYVRPLLIGSGPVLGLCPAPEYTFLVYASPVGNYHKGPLNLVVEDKLHRATPGGTGDIKTVANYSPVCKALTEARAKGFSDVLFLDAVTKKYIEEVSTCNIFIVKDDVISTPATVGTILPGMTRKSIIEIALDFGYQVEERTIPMEDLLEADEVFCTGTAVVVSPVGCITYQDKRVEYKTGAETVSQKLYVMLTGIQTGRIEDKLGWTVEVV
- the LOC109010637 gene encoding branched-chain-amino-acid aminotransferase 6-like isoform X3 — protein: MSVSEANVSVIILMAPPTGQTISQTTGTSTADAETYADFNWDELGFDIVPTDYMYVMKSSEGESFTQGNVTPFGNIEMSPYAGILNYGQGLIEGLKAYRKEDGRVLLFRPEQNAQRLKIGAERMCMSSPSVEQFVEAVKQTVRANKHWVPPQGKGSLYVRPLLIGSGPVLGLCPAPEYTFLVYASPVGNYHKGPLNLVVEDKLHRATPGGTGDIKTVANYSPVCKALTEARAKGFSDVLFLDAVTKKYIEEVSTCNIFIVKDDVISTPATVGTILPGMTRKSIIEIALDFGYQVEERTIPMEDLLEADEVFCTGTAVVVSPVGCITYQDKRVEYKTGAETVSQKLYVMLTGIQTGRIEDKLGWTVEVV